In one window of Gossypium hirsutum isolate 1008001.06 chromosome A01, Gossypium_hirsutum_v2.1, whole genome shotgun sequence DNA:
- the LOC107903623 gene encoding ankyrin repeat-containing protein At2g01680 isoform X1, whose product MESKSLRFLTQQSFFAAVQSGELQSVKQMLDKLTKDEPSDGSSTVSDLVASQNKSGKTALYIAAENNLQEIFSYLLKFCDVEVVKMRSNSDINTFHVVAKLGNLGMVKELLGIWPELCELCDSTNTSPLYFAAVKSNLDVVNAILSTDPSCVRIVRKNGKTALHTAARYGLISVVKALTDCDQGIVRIKDKKGQAALHMAVKGQCPAVVDEILLANHSLLNERDKNGNTALHIATRKARPQIVSLLLTKRLIDINAINNQHKTALDLADKLQYGESTLEIKGVLMEAGTQHARYVGQVDEAMELKRTVSDIKHEVQSQFLQNQKTNIRVSGSAKELQKLHREAVQNTTNSVTVIAVLFASIAFLAIFTLPGEYVTSEPDEGKANIADHVGFRIFCLLNATSLFMSLAVVVVQITLVAWDTNAQKQVVSVVNKLMWTACACTCGAFLSIAFLVVGKGNSWMAVIITIVGAPILVGTLASMCYFVSRQHFRGFRSDSQRRIKRASGSKSFSWTYSANISDDDDYNSDLEKIYAL is encoded by the exons ATGGAGTCCAAGTCTTTACGGTTCCTCACTCAGCAGTCTTTCTTTGCAGCTGTTCAATCTGGGGAGCTTCAGTCTGTGAAGCAGATGTTGGATAAGCTGACAAAAGATGAACCGTCTGATGGATCATCGACGGTGTCTGATCTGGTGGCATCACAAAATAAGTCAGGGAAGACTGCTTTATATATTGCTGCAGAAAACAATTTGCAGGAGATTTTCAGTTACTTGCTCAAGTTTTGTGATGTTGAGGTTGTAAAGATGAGGTCCAACTCTGATATCAACACTTTTCATGTTGTTGCTAAGTTAGGAAACTTGG GTATGGTGAAGGAACTTTTGGGAATTTGGCCGGAGCTTTGTGAGCTATGTGACTCGACGAATACCAGCCCCCTTTATTTTGCAGCTGTTAAAAGTAATTTAGATGTCGTAAATGCAATATTGAGTACCGATCCAAGCTGCGTTAGGATAGTGCGTAAAAATGGAAAGACGGCATTGCATACGGCTGCAAGGTATGGCCTTATTAGTGTAGTAAAAGCTCTTACAGATTGTGATCAAGGCATTGTGAGAATCAAAGATAAGAAAGGCCAAGCCGCGCTCCATATGGCGGTGAAGGGTCAGTGCCCGGCTGTCGTTGATGAAATATTGCTTGCCAATCACTCACTACTGAATGAACGAGACAAAAACGGGAATACCGCATTGCATATAGCTACGAGGAAGGCTCGTCCACAG ATTGTGAGCTTGTTGCTAACCAAAAGATTGATTGATATCAATGCCATTAATAATCAGCACAAAACCGCGTTGGATTTGGCCGATAAACTCCAATATGGAGAATCCACACTGGAAATTAAAGGAGTTCTGATGGAGGCAGGTACACAGCATGCTAGGTATGTTGGCCAAGTGGATGAAGCAATGGAACTTAAGAGGACTGTGAGTGATATTAAGCATGAAGTGCAGTCACAATTCTTACAAAACCAAAAAACCAACATAAGGGTGTCCGGAAGTGCCAAGGAACTTCAGAAACTCCATCGAGAAGCTGTTCAAAACACCACCAATTCCGTCACCGTTATTGCAGTGCTCTTTGCATCGATTGCCTTCTTAGCCATTTTCACCTTGCCTGGCGAATACGTAACAAGTGAACCGGATGAAGGGAAGGCCAACATAGCTGATCACGTAGGTTTCCGCATTTTCTGCCTCTTGAATGCCACATCCCTCTTCATGTCATTGGCTGTTGTTGTTGTTCAGATCACATTGGTAGCATGGGACACAAATGCTCAAAAACAGGTTGTATCAGTGGTTAACAAGCTAATGTGGACTGCTTGTGCTTGCACCTGTGGAGCATTTTTGTCAATAGCCTTTTTGGTTGTAGGAAAAGGGAATTCATGGATGGCAGTCATTATAACCATTGTTGGGGCACCAATTCTGGTTGGGACACTTGCGAGCATGTGTTACTTTGTTTCTCGACAACATTTCCGGGGTTTTCGCAGCGACTCACAGAGACGAATAAAGAGGGCAAGTGGAAGCAAGTCTTTCTCATGGACATATTCTGCAAATATATCAGATGATGATGATTATAATTCTGACCTTGAGAAGATATATGCTTTGTAA
- the LOC107903623 gene encoding ankyrin repeat-containing protein At2g01680 isoform X2 codes for MVKELLGIWPELCELCDSTNTSPLYFAAVKSNLDVVNAILSTDPSCVRIVRKNGKTALHTAARYGLISVVKALTDCDQGIVRIKDKKGQAALHMAVKGQCPAVVDEILLANHSLLNERDKNGNTALHIATRKARPQIVSLLLTKRLIDINAINNQHKTALDLADKLQYGESTLEIKGVLMEAGTQHARYVGQVDEAMELKRTVSDIKHEVQSQFLQNQKTNIRVSGSAKELQKLHREAVQNTTNSVTVIAVLFASIAFLAIFTLPGEYVTSEPDEGKANIADHVGFRIFCLLNATSLFMSLAVVVVQITLVAWDTNAQKQVVSVVNKLMWTACACTCGAFLSIAFLVVGKGNSWMAVIITIVGAPILVGTLASMCYFVSRQHFRGFRSDSQRRIKRASGSKSFSWTYSANISDDDDYNSDLEKIYAL; via the exons ATGGTGAAGGAACTTTTGGGAATTTGGCCGGAGCTTTGTGAGCTATGTGACTCGACGAATACCAGCCCCCTTTATTTTGCAGCTGTTAAAAGTAATTTAGATGTCGTAAATGCAATATTGAGTACCGATCCAAGCTGCGTTAGGATAGTGCGTAAAAATGGAAAGACGGCATTGCATACGGCTGCAAGGTATGGCCTTATTAGTGTAGTAAAAGCTCTTACAGATTGTGATCAAGGCATTGTGAGAATCAAAGATAAGAAAGGCCAAGCCGCGCTCCATATGGCGGTGAAGGGTCAGTGCCCGGCTGTCGTTGATGAAATATTGCTTGCCAATCACTCACTACTGAATGAACGAGACAAAAACGGGAATACCGCATTGCATATAGCTACGAGGAAGGCTCGTCCACAG ATTGTGAGCTTGTTGCTAACCAAAAGATTGATTGATATCAATGCCATTAATAATCAGCACAAAACCGCGTTGGATTTGGCCGATAAACTCCAATATGGAGAATCCACACTGGAAATTAAAGGAGTTCTGATGGAGGCAGGTACACAGCATGCTAGGTATGTTGGCCAAGTGGATGAAGCAATGGAACTTAAGAGGACTGTGAGTGATATTAAGCATGAAGTGCAGTCACAATTCTTACAAAACCAAAAAACCAACATAAGGGTGTCCGGAAGTGCCAAGGAACTTCAGAAACTCCATCGAGAAGCTGTTCAAAACACCACCAATTCCGTCACCGTTATTGCAGTGCTCTTTGCATCGATTGCCTTCTTAGCCATTTTCACCTTGCCTGGCGAATACGTAACAAGTGAACCGGATGAAGGGAAGGCCAACATAGCTGATCACGTAGGTTTCCGCATTTTCTGCCTCTTGAATGCCACATCCCTCTTCATGTCATTGGCTGTTGTTGTTGTTCAGATCACATTGGTAGCATGGGACACAAATGCTCAAAAACAGGTTGTATCAGTGGTTAACAAGCTAATGTGGACTGCTTGTGCTTGCACCTGTGGAGCATTTTTGTCAATAGCCTTTTTGGTTGTAGGAAAAGGGAATTCATGGATGGCAGTCATTATAACCATTGTTGGGGCACCAATTCTGGTTGGGACACTTGCGAGCATGTGTTACTTTGTTTCTCGACAACATTTCCGGGGTTTTCGCAGCGACTCACAGAGACGAATAAAGAGGGCAAGTGGAAGCAAGTCTTTCTCATGGACATATTCTGCAAATATATCAGATGATGATGATTATAATTCTGACCTTGAGAAGATATATGCTTTGTAA
- the LOC121215499 gene encoding protein MAIN-LIKE 2-like has product MGSLIDNTNHISSTIKEMESYRVLRGRVNSIGFQPDECLIPFLELAGFESTTLIRTFDLRYDLISALVERWRPETHTFHLPCGECCIILEDVAVQLKLPIDGNAVTGVSSISRLATLCYKLLGRSPSEGKFASLRLSWLKANFEYLPSTTNEQEVMQAVRAYIMHLVVPVR; this is encoded by the exons ATGGGTTCTTTGATTGATAATACAAATCACATATCAAGTACCATTAAGgagatg GAGTCGTACCGCGTATTGAGAGGCCGTGTTAATAGTATAGGGTTTCAGCCAGATGAATGCCTAATACCGTTCTTGGAGTTAGCCGGGTTCGAATCAACAACATTGATCCGGACTTTTGATCTGCGATATGACCTGATTTCCGCTTTAGTCGAGCGATGGCGTccggagacccacacatttcatttgccgTGCGGGGAGTGCTGCATCATTCTAGAAGATGTTGCAGTACAGCTCAAGCTCCCCATCGATGGGAATGCGGTCACGGGCGTAAGTTCGATCTCCAGGCTGGCAACCCTTTGCTATAAATTACTTGGACGCTCGCCAAGTGAGGGGAAATTTGCCAGTTTGAGGTTGTCATGgctaaaggccaattttgagtaTTTGCCGAGTACTACCAATGAACAGGAGGTGATGCAGGCCGTTCGAGCTTACATTATGCACCTAGTCGTGCCTGTCAGATAG